The following are from one region of the Nicotiana tabacum cultivar K326 chromosome 3, ASM71507v2, whole genome shotgun sequence genome:
- the LOC142179458 gene encoding uncharacterized protein LOC142179458 isoform X1 — translation MDAFFEPLEAACCQQCSGICLISDRHGGILSSVRHLPEWQEPYAYHRYCVRHLKANFQKKYPDKALHDLIWLAATEHQQCKFTRRMEAIRQLEPRAYTWLMGHELHMWTLHADGGRRWGALTTNVSESLNGLLKSARGLPVIAMVRMIFKQSAKNFVERHAAASALMDRGVQFMPIPMRRFERSRRRAHWHSFLQYDHERGVFEVKTAIRGHRGNNLQMVNENRRLCSYGEWTIYHMPCTHALKCLQQVGYGATNYIDRQYNVAAYIKTYSGKLQPLGAEHYWPSEPFKMVCNKDYLRKLQVQKRTRIRNQMDVGDTVYARKYGISSQTGHDRRKCPSGGVRGGGNPAPGASSSNVPNYQGYP, via the coding sequence ATGGacgctttttttgaaccacttgaagcagcatGTTGTCAACAgtgttcaggtatttgtctaatatctgatcggcatggtggtattttaagttctgtacgacacttgcctgaatggcaggaaccatatgcataccaccgttactgtgtgcgtcacctgaaggccaatttccagaagaaatatcctgacaaggcATTGCATGACTTAATATGGCTGGCTGCAACTGAGCATCAGCAGTGCAAATTCACgaggcgcatggaagcgatccggcagttagaaccacgagcctatacttggttgatggggcatgagcttcacatgtggacattgcatgctgatggCGGCAGACGATGGGGAGCCCTCACTACAAACGTGTCGGAGTCATTAAACGGCTTGTTGAAGTCTGCCCGTGGACTGCCTGTCATTGCCATGGTCCGCATGATATTCAAACAGAGTGCGAAGAATTTTGTTGAAAGGCATGCAGCTGCATCAGCATTGATGGACAGGGGagttcaatttatgccaatacccatgagaagatttgaaaggtccaggaggcgagcacattggcattcatttctTCAGTACGATCATGAACgaggtgtttttgaagttaagaccgcTATCCGCGGACACCGTGGGAATAATCTACAGATGGTGAATGAAAATAGAAGGTTATGTTCATATGGGgaatggaccatctaccacatgccgtgcACACATGCGTTGAAGTGCTTGCAACAAGTTGGATATGGGGCAACaaactatattgataggcaatacaATGTTGCTGCATACATAAAAACGTATAGTGGGAAGTTGCAGCCattaggtgctgagcattattggccatcggaaccttttaagatggtatgtaataaggactatttgcgcaagctgcaagtgcaaaagagaacgcgtatacggaaccaaatggatgttggtgacaccgtttatgcgcgtaaatatGGCATaagctcgcaaacaggacacgaccgtcgtaaatgtccttcaggtggtgtgcgtggcggtggtaatccggctcctggtgcaagttcgtcgaatgtacccaactatcaaggatacccctag
- the LOC142179458 gene encoding uncharacterized protein LOC142179458 isoform X2: protein MEYDKLVSLLRKKMNERRRSVNLKITGRFPYSVIPQGFAYYSEFNIEDNETLRDFLLIPAEYREFIVIKLLEMYVKVEDVPNNEGVHSRDNPQSSGGYFGAVFAGHIGDEKACLDLNLSPPANEQPQNNFLTLDNQQDDWGYRPDMNFTSYDPAPSWNMRSSGVLDHGGPSGSHHQQENIHHETSRQYDFENELLEAPEPHTIAHRRRIYS from the exons aaaatgaATGAGAGGAGGCGTTCGGTTAACCTTAAAATAACCGGTAGATTTCCGTATTCAGTGATTCCacaggggtttgcttattattctgagtttaacatcgaggataatgaaactcttagagattttttgctgATTCCGGCTGAATAtagggaatttattgtaataaaattattggaaatgtacgtcaaggtggaagacgttcccaataatgagggcgtgcatagtagggataacccccagtcatcgggtggttattttggagcagtttttgccggacataTTGGTGATGAAAaagcttgccttgatttaaacttgtcaccaccggcgaatgagcagccacaaaataattttttgactttagataatcaacaagacgactg ggggtaccgtccggatatgaattttacaagttatgaccctgcccctagttggaatatgcgtagttctggagtattggaccatggtggtccatctgggagtcatcaccaacaagaaaatatccatcatgaaacgtcaagacaatatgactt tgaaaacgagcttcTTGAAGCTCCTGAACCTCACACAATTGCCCATAGACGACGTATttactcgtga